The genomic region GCGCGGCTGCGATCTCCTGGCTGGTGAGCCGGTAGCCGCCCACGACGAAGAGATAGTTGTCCAGGACGGCTGCCCCGTAGCCCCGCACGTTCACCAGGTCGGGGGGCAGGCTGCTACAAGCCAGCGGGCACCAGCGCTCCGTCCTCTCCTCGTACCTGAGCATGGAGGGGGGCCCTCCCAGGCAGAAGTCACCCAGCGCCAAGAGCACCGGCGTGGCGCCCGTCAGTCGGGCCTCCAGCAGCGTCTGCTTCTGCAGGCAGGCGTCTCCAAACTCGGACCCTGCGTGCAGCAGCTGGAAGTGGGGCAGGCGCAGCACTTGGTGCAAGTGGCCGGCCATGAAGCGCAGGCAGCCACGCTGCAGGTCGGGCAGCCCGTACACCTGCGCCAGGCGGTGGAGCTGCAGGCAGTTGGGCAGTTGCACATGGGACAGCAGGCGCCGCAGCAGCGAGGTGACCTGGAGGAAAGAGGCGGCCTCCACCAGAGCCGCCAGGAGCCCTTCTTCATCTAGCCCGTCGTCGTTGGCATCGCCACAGGGAGCCCCGGGCGTGCAGAGCAGGTCCCCCGCGGTGATGAAGTCCAGCACCAGGCGCAGGCCCGGCGCGCTCAGGCCGCGCAACTGCTGCACGTCGGGGCCTTCGCTGTGCGCGCGCCGCGCCTCGAGCATGCCCGACCGGTAGAGCGCGCGGAAGTAGTCGCTCTGCTCCAGCAGCTTCTTCTTGCTCACCGGGAGGAAGCAGCGCTCCTCCAGGCGGATTTGCACCATCTCttcggcctcctcctcctcctcggggCTCCCCGCCAGCTTGACGCGACTTTTGGGGGGCCTCTTCCACCCGCCCGCCCGGCCTGGAGTGTTTTGCTCACTCCAGACTCCCAGCCTCCGCGGGTCTGGCGCGCCTCCAGATCTTTCGCAGGAGGGATCTGGGGGTATCCAGGCGAGGGTTGGCTGGGTTGAGGGACTGAAGGTGACAAGAGGCAGCTCGGAGGGCTCCAAGGATGAGGGGATCCCGTCGTCTCTTTGCCCAAGGGAGACGCTCGCTCAGGCGCGCCCCGCTTAGGTCATGTGGCCGCGTTCTCCTTGGACGTCACATAGTCTCCCCCTCCCGGCCTCCCGGACCTTATTGGggagcgcgcgcgcacacacacacacacacacacacacacacacacacacacacacacacacacacacacacacacccctcagtcTCACCCCACGCTGCAACAACAGCCCGGTCTTGCCCCAAATAAGGCCTGAGAGGAGCTGATCCCAGCAAGGCAGGCCAAGCAAGGAAGCAAGACAGGCGGGGCAACGGCTGGTTGCCAGCAGCGGGATGCTCTGTTTTGGCCCCCACCTCCAAAGCCTTAGAAAATTCACTCACACATCCCCCCACCCAATGGAGATTTCAGGGCTGAGTTAAAGAGTCCAGACTTGGGGaaatatcagtaacaacacacacacacacacacacatacacacacactggtTGCCAACAGCGGGCTGCTctgttctgccccccccccaagctctaGAAAACTCACCCCCCCCCATGGAGATTCCAGGGCCAGTTAAAGAGTCCAGACTTGGGGAAATATCAgtaacaatacacacacacacacacacacacacacacacacacacacacacacacacacactggttgcAAGCAGCGGGCTGCTCTGTTCtgcccttcctccccacccaccccccaagccCTAGAAAACTTATCCCCACCCCATGGAGATTCCAGGGCCGAATTAAACAGTCCAGACTTAGGGAAATATCAGTAACACCACAAACACACAgtttctcaaaggagaaatatcagtaaccacacacacacacacacacacacacacacacacatacacacacacactgtgtttCTCAAAGGAGGTGCCAAGTACAACCTTCTTGACAGCCCCTCCCTTATTCCCAGGAGCATTCAAATTCAGGAGAGCATTGGGGAATAATGAATCCTGGTGGCAGCTGACAGCATCCATCATTCTCCTCAAAGCACTAAGACCTGGTAGAAAGATAGTAGAACgggtaaggtgcttaccatgcatgcagcccacccaggttctatccccagcatcccctaagatccccaagcctgccaagaataacccctgagcatcattgctggatgtggcccaaaaacataaacaaaccaaGACTAGAGATCTAAACTTAAATGTCTGGGGATAGACTAGATTCCAGGAGCTCAGTTTTTACTTTTCCctatatgctcaggaatcatgtagTGCCAGTGGTGGACTGGGGGCAtcccacatgcatggcaagtgccttagccctggtggtgctcaggggttactcctggctctgcactcagaaatcgctcctggcaggcacaggggaccatatgggatgttgggattcgatcCACCTTCAGTCCCAGATCGGCTGCGTGGAAAGCAAAttccccactgctgtgctatctctctggcctcctgttttcttcctttttaatcaGTCAGATTTCCTAAAAGTCAAAAATCACTCCACACTATGTTTGAATGCAGGAAGCCCCAAATTTGCTCCCCAACGTGgcatggtcctttgagcattgagctgggagtgactcttgagtaccagccagtgtaaccccaaaacaacaaaaattaaatgttaatgaAGAGCTGTGAGCAGGTCAGAGCAaacagtacagctggtagagtgtttgccttcccAGAAGCAAACCAGATTTGTTCCCAGGCATAAATTCCCAGGGTTTGGATggcacaaacacaaaaacaagcaaacaaatagcTATACACAAGCAACTCTTAGGAAGTAGCACCAGGCATAGCTAAATTCAGAGCTGCCATATCCCTGGTTCCTAGTGACAGTCCATGGTTGAATCTAGAGGCactgcataaaaataaataaataaaagatcagaGGCTGGAAAGTTCTTCAGCTAAGTGCAGCATGGCTCTTAGTGCCAAAAGGGGATCATCACTTACGGTTGTATGAGAAAGGGCATGAAAGGCCATGGCTTTATTTTGAACTCATTTATCATCTTGGATATCACAGGATAGAGAATCCACAAGCTTCACCAAAGAAAAAGTGCATATTCATGGCCATTGATATCTTTTCAGCTGCCTGGTCACTATTACAAATGAAGTCGattgatgaatatttttaagaGGGCAGTATGACAGACATGAAGCCTGTGCATATACTCTGCCAATGCAGTGTCTTTcattcgttttttgtttttatccccacacccagcaacactcaggtgttattcctggctgcactcagacaGCATTCctggggctctggggatcatatgaggtactgggtaccattgaacccaggtctgcctgatttgcaaggcaagtgctctgaccCCCACTGTTGCCTTTCAAAATTACAAGCAGGGATATTGGATAAGACATCCCTCAAACTGAACTTTATTATGTTTCATATCCTTGGATGGATGCTACTCTGTGGCTCCATTAGAGGTTGTTTCCATGGAATTTCCCTGTCCTGTAAAAATGTCAGTGGGCAGAGCCAAAGAGATGGGACAGGGGTTAAGGGGCTTGTTCTACATGTGACCAATCCTGGTCTGATCCTGGCTTCATAAATGATCCTTTAAGGCCCTCTACgagtgactctgagcacagatccaggagtgagcaACCCTGAACCcggctgagtgtagccccaactGTCCCTCTTCTCAATAAATCCTGTGGTATCTGGGGAGAAAACTCAGGCTCAAAGTACAGAACTTGCATTTTGAGAGACACTCAGGGTTCCTGCATTCAGAACACTGAACCACCACCAGGCCTGCACCACTGGTGCACATTTCTGGGGGGGTTGGGATAAGGCCCCCAGCAATACTGCAGGGCTTCCCCTTCCCACAAAGTGAAGAAAGCTGTGACCACATATGCAAAACAGCAAGTCTAACAGTCACGAAAAGACCAGGATCCGTAGAAAGCTTTCAGTATCATTGTAAAGCAGAAATTACGGTTTTATCTCACTTTCAGATTTCATTTGATTTCAGGATTTAAAAGATAAAGTAACCAGTGCACAAACTGGCTTTCCAATGACGCTGAGTATTAGGACAGAAAGTCACAGAAACAAAAGATGACGGAAAGCCGCCAGCAGCCACCAGTCCCTGCAGAAGCTGTGGACAGAGTAGGCTTGTTCGGGGTGAAATGGATCCTTCTCTATCTGCGTCAACACCACAACCATTGTTTCTCCAAGTCTCTGGCAGGCTGTGCCTCTAGCCCTCTTTATATTCTCAGAAAAAGGTGTTGGAGTGGCCACTTGCAGGAGTAGAAGGGCACAAGAGAACCCTAACTTGGAGCCCAGGCTGGTTTGCTGGGCCAGACAGTGCTTCCCCCCTGTGACATCACTTCTCACCAGGTCAGCTGGGACACACACAGCCTCTGCTTACCAGCAGAAAGTCTCTGGCCTGGAGGAAGTTGGCTTCTGCCTCACCACCTTTGCCAACCTACGCTTGGCCATGTGGGGGGCAGCGGCTGGCGTGATCCTGCTCCTGAGTCTGGGGGCCGCCTCTGCTGCTCTCTGCTCCCCCACCACCTTCTACAGGAACTGTTGGATTCGCCGCTTCCCAGGGCTGCTACTGGACTTGGACGAGTCCCAGAAACTGGGCGCCCAGTTCTTGAAGTATTACACGGAGAACACAGGCCAGAAGTGTAGCCGGAGCTGCTGCCTTCGAAAGGATGGTGAGTAGATGTGGGGATTGGTTtaaggcagtggttctcaaatagtggggtgcgccccgaggctccataaagggggcatgtttgacctcggcaaacactgtcctaacaagctaagccccgtgtttatgtctctgtatgtctctggagctgagagttgctgtgtcctgctcaaaccccgcttcaaaaagctatgcatcgcaaaacgtgctcattggagccattcatccagacatcacctccgattaaaatatcagctcaaattattttatatatttttgttttgcaggttaaagtttttttttaaataaagatactatttacagtcatgcgggGAGGagcgcaaaaaatgttttcttcttcctaggggggcatgacacaaaataattgaaaagcactGGTTTAAAGGGACCCATGTGAGCAGTGGACCAGGGACACTGCAAAGGCCATGAGGAGCACAAGGCTATCCCTGCTCGCCCATGACCTGGATGCAGGATCCTCAGATAAATGGCCCAACCCCTGGTCACAGCCTCCCTCCCCGGTTCCTTCTGTCACATTACTAGAGTCCGGCCAGGCTTGTTTGATCTGAAGAGATACaagtttcatttctctcttttttttttttaatgtgtactAATATGCATTATAAAACAGAAAATGCAGAAGAAAATATATCAGTAACATATCTTCACATCTGAATGTGAGTGTGTGTAGAATAAATCCTATGGTTGTGagatcacccacacacacaccccaaccccAGGCAgataggtctgaagaagcagggattccatgaaggattaataaaccaagccagtcaggaaagagtcTTGGAATGAGTGGCTTCTTCCTCATGATGTCTCTCAGCACAAGCCAGAACccctctttattaaaccaatgcACATTCAACCAGGCAGGGGCATGGTGGTGtaagatccaggtgggcttttacatgtcaaagggagatttaagggaaagaggaagacaggggaacacctttgttttgggttaatagctgcgTGTCATCTTACAAATGTGCAGtataatttttgaaattcattttttattattattaaatcaccGTGAGATACAGAATTGGAGTTGTTGATACTTgaattcagtcatataatgttctagTGCTTTtatccccaccaccaatttccccagttaccttCCTGTTACCCCACCCCAGTCTGCGTCTATGACCAAtactctcgttctctctctctccttttttcccttttagacactgtagtttgcatattattgaaggggtatcatgcagtATCTTTCAGTAccaagttcttatccagagtgatcatttccaagtattattgtcatagtggttctttcTCCATCTTAACTAACCCCCACAAtaatttctcttgtctttggatATTCTCATACTATGATGTTGGATTTTTTATCCTACAGATAAGTGCAGTCATTCTATGTCTGtacctctccctttgactcatttcactcaacataatacactccatatccatccatgtataagcaaataccatgacttcatttttcctaacagccaaGTAGTATTCCCACAAGTTTCTTGTCAAGATTCAGTTGATATAATTAGGTCAAGCAAGTGTGTATTGGACAGAAATTTAGATGAGTTCACATTCTGAAAGCATTAATAAGAGCCaattagcaataaataaataaataaataaataaataaataaataaataaataggggaagAATgctaaaaaggagaaaagaaaatttcaaaatattttgaataaaaataattttgctctgaaATCTGGGGATATGGTGATATAGAATATTGGAAAATATTtcaaggaaaaattttttttttttttggtttttgggccacacccggtaatgctcaggggttactcctggctatgttctcagaagttgctcctggcttgggggaccatatgggacaccgggggatctaaccgcggtccgtccaagcgcaggcaaggcaggcaccttacctttagcgccaccgcccggccccaaggaaaatatttaattgttACAAAATCCCAAGTCAGGTTTGCCTAAAAACTTcccagttttacttttttttttttttttttttaattttggatcacactcagcggcagcggcagttctcagaggttactcctggctctgtgatcagaaatcgctcctggaaggctcgggggaccatatgggatgctgggatttgaaccagggtctgtcctggatcagctgcttgctaggcaaatgctctaccactgtgctattattccggccctccagttttattttttgaaaagtgcagcttctggaaaaaaacaaagaaacacaaccACCGGGCTGGTAAAGGATTTACCTTACACAGAGCCAGCTCGGTTCCATcacagagccccaccaggagtgagccctaattgcaaggtcaggaataaccctgatcaccaccaggtatggcacaatgaaatactatgcagttgttaagaACTGTTATGAACTGTATACTGGTGAAGTATCTAtcgtacattgtatgactgaaattcaatcacctTGTAAttgcatctcatggtgattcaatcaaagaatttatttataaaaataaaacata from Suncus etruscus isolate mSunEtr1 chromosome 11, mSunEtr1.pri.cur, whole genome shotgun sequence harbors:
- the KLHL42 gene encoding kelch-like protein 42, producing MVVVLTQIEKDPFHPEQAYSVHSFCRDWWLLAAFHPSCERSGGAPDPRRLGVWSEQNTPGRAGGWKRPPKSRVKLAGSPEEEEEAEEMVQIRLEERCFLPVSKKKLLEQSDYFRALYRSGMLEARRAHSEGPDVQQLRGLSAPGLRLVLDFITAGDLLCTPGAPCGDANDDGLDEEGLLAALVEAASFLQVTSLLRRLLSHVQLPNCLQLHRLAQVYGLPDLQRGCLRFMAGHLHQVLRLPHFQLLHAGSEFGDACLQKQTLLEARLTGATPVLLALGDFCLGGPPSMLRYEERTERWCPLACSSLPPDLVNVRGYGAAVLDNYLFVVGGYRLTSQEIAAAHCYNPCTNEWLQVASMNQKRSNFKLVAATAKLYAIGGQAVSNVECYSPEQDSWSFVAPLPTPLVEFSACECQGKIYVVGGYTTRDRNMHILQYCPASTLWMPFATCKVHIRKQQMVSVEETIYIVGGCLHELGSTRRSSQSEDTLAVQSYNTITHQWQYLKENTSKSGLNLTCALHNDGIYIMSRDYGAATSMEHRVFLKYNIFSDSWEVFRRFPTFGHNLLMSSLYLPVQADS